One Novosphingobium sp. G106 DNA segment encodes these proteins:
- the motA gene encoding flagellar motor stator protein MotA — protein MFVAIGIVILLVMVFGGFALTGGSLGPVLEAIPHEMLIIGGAAVGAIVTGNSMHEVKAFGAGFVRAAKGPKHNKQDHIDVIILTTRLMKLLRSEGPVALESHVQDPNSSAIFAEFPRLLANKPLVHLIADTLTLIVVSSGTLEVHAVEEVMDNAMKTHFHELHEPQHAIQGLADALPALGIVAAVLGVVKTMGSIDKPPSILGGMIGSALVGTFLGILLAYGIVAPIAGRLKQVNEQDEMIFHAVKQVVIASLHGWPQPLVVESARSGLGHAFRPGLSELLDAMRGR, from the coding sequence ATGTTTGTAGCAATCGGTATCGTGATCCTGCTGGTCATGGTGTTCGGCGGTTTCGCTCTCACCGGCGGCTCGCTGGGACCCGTGCTCGAGGCCATTCCGCACGAAATGCTGATCATCGGCGGCGCCGCGGTCGGCGCCATCGTGACCGGCAACTCGATGCATGAGGTGAAGGCCTTCGGCGCCGGCTTCGTGCGCGCGGCCAAGGGCCCCAAGCACAACAAGCAGGACCACATCGACGTCATCATCCTGACGACGCGGCTGATGAAGCTGCTGCGCAGCGAAGGCCCCGTCGCGCTCGAAAGCCACGTGCAGGACCCGAACAGCTCGGCGATCTTCGCCGAGTTCCCGCGCCTGCTGGCCAACAAGCCGCTGGTCCACCTGATCGCCGACACGCTGACGCTGATCGTCGTGTCCTCGGGCACGCTGGAAGTCCACGCGGTCGAGGAGGTCATGGACAATGCGATGAAGACGCATTTCCACGAGCTGCACGAACCGCAGCACGCGATCCAGGGCCTGGCCGACGCGCTTCCCGCGCTCGGGATCGTCGCGGCCGTTCTCGGCGTCGTCAAGACCATGGGCTCGATCGACAAGCCGCCGAGCATCCTGGGCGGCATGATCGGTTCGGCGCTCGTCGGTACCTTCCTCGGGATTCTGCTCGCCTACGGTATCGTCGCGCCGATCGCCGGCCGCCTCAAGCAGGTCAACGAGCAGGACGAGATGATCTTCCACGCGGTGAAGCAGGTGGTCATCGCCTCGCTCCACGGCTGGCCGCAGCCGCTGGTCGTCGAAAGCGCCCGCTCGGGCCTGGGCCACGCCTTCCGTCCGGGTCTCTCGGAACTCCTCGACGCGATGAGAGGCCGTTAA
- a CDS encoding flagellar biosynthesis protein FlgL: MTSISTSTAAFYDRSTTDIATLRKRAETLQQQIGGGNRLSRSSDDPVAASRLRMLQRSDSLSQIDSTNAGRANADLTLADSALSTFSDYISRAKDLATQAANGTLTTEQRAGIGYELQQIYGNLISLANSRDSNGHALFGGEAPGDAYSVDASGNATYIGTATSGDLALGDGQKITRGMTGPEILNFNLNGSPTNLLAVVKGLADDLQTGTGDRQQAASDGITSLAKGLDTITTAQTVVGSRLNWIDLTGDRRTNLGELRATEEDKVGGIDLATSISELQQTMTVLEASQASFSKLSSLSLFNMIN; the protein is encoded by the coding sequence ATGACTTCGATCAGCACAAGCACCGCGGCCTTCTACGATCGTTCGACGACCGACATCGCGACGCTGCGCAAGCGCGCCGAGACGCTGCAACAGCAGATCGGCGGCGGCAACCGGCTGTCGCGCTCGTCCGACGATCCGGTCGCCGCGTCGCGCCTGCGCATGCTGCAGCGCTCCGACAGCCTGTCGCAGATCGACAGCACCAATGCGGGCCGCGCCAACGCAGACCTCACGCTCGCCGATTCCGCACTCTCGACCTTTTCGGACTACATCTCGCGCGCCAAGGACCTCGCGACGCAGGCCGCGAACGGCACGCTCACGACCGAGCAGCGCGCCGGCATCGGCTACGAACTCCAGCAGATCTACGGCAACCTGATCAGCCTCGCCAATTCACGCGATTCCAACGGTCACGCGCTGTTCGGAGGCGAAGCGCCGGGCGATGCCTATTCGGTCGATGCCTCGGGCAACGCGACATACATCGGTACGGCCACTTCGGGAGACCTTGCACTCGGCGACGGCCAGAAGATCACCCGCGGGATGACCGGGCCCGAAATCCTCAATTTCAACCTCAACGGCAGCCCGACCAACCTCCTGGCCGTGGTCAAGGGCCTCGCCGACGATCTCCAGACGGGCACGGGCGACCGCCAGCAAGCGGCCAGCGATGGCATCACCTCGCTCGCCAAGGGGCTCGACACGATCACCACGGCACAGACGGTGGTTGGCTCGCGGCTCAACTGGATCGACCTGACCGGCGATCGGCGCACCAATCTGGGCGAGCTGCGCGCTACCGAGGAAGACAAAGTCGGCGGCATCGATCTCGCCACTTCGATCTCCGAGCTGCAGCAGACAATGACCGTACTCGAAGCCAGCCAGGCGAGCTTTTCCAAGCTCTCTTCGCTGAGCCTGTTCAACATGATCAACTGA
- the flgK gene encoding flagellar hook-associated protein FlgK, whose protein sequence is MASDLLGIGKSGAIAARIALDVTAQNITNASTDGYVRRSVQLAEASASGGYGRVGDVSLSGVRLDKVVRNADMFRQSEVRRTGADAARADAEVTGLQNIEDALEQSGAYDAVVKFEGSLQQLASDPTDTALRASVVESARTMTRTMNIAAQSLDQAGQGLQFEATDGVNQVNTLAAELGRVNLRLARAADASSDQTTLLDQRDSLLEKLSQYTDVTTTFAADDTVTVTMGGSPGQTLVAGGTASPLAMTISPTDGTLSFTVGGNAVTPVGGSLAGKSQALVKLDEIRTGLDAIAKSVADTVNGAQANGVDLAGVDGTPMFNGTTAATIGLAFSDGSKIATAPKATPPAVTPPNSRDQTNLAALQTALQSADPAGKTDSLIFNISSAVQGRTVTRDALESIANTAKITLSAQAGVSLDNEAANLVRYQQAFQASGRIMQVAQDTFNSILSLK, encoded by the coding sequence ATGGCATCTGACCTTCTCGGGATCGGCAAGAGCGGCGCTATCGCGGCGCGCATCGCGCTCGACGTTACCGCCCAGAACATCACCAACGCCTCGACCGACGGCTATGTCCGCCGCTCGGTGCAGCTCGCCGAAGCCTCGGCCTCAGGCGGCTACGGCCGCGTCGGCGACGTCTCGCTCTCGGGCGTGCGGCTCGACAAGGTCGTGCGCAACGCCGACATGTTCCGCCAGTCCGAAGTCCGCCGCACCGGCGCCGACGCGGCGCGAGCGGATGCCGAAGTCACTGGCCTGCAGAACATCGAAGATGCGCTCGAGCAGTCGGGCGCCTATGACGCCGTCGTCAAGTTCGAAGGGTCGCTCCAGCAGCTTGCCTCGGACCCGACCGACACCGCACTGCGCGCCTCGGTGGTCGAGTCGGCGCGGACCATGACGCGCACGATGAACATCGCCGCGCAGAGCCTCGATCAGGCGGGCCAGGGCCTTCAGTTCGAAGCGACCGACGGGGTCAACCAGGTCAACACGCTCGCCGCCGAGCTCGGCCGGGTCAACCTGCGCCTGGCGCGCGCCGCCGATGCGAGCAGCGACCAGACGACGCTCCTCGACCAGCGCGACAGCCTGCTCGAGAAGCTCAGCCAGTATACCGACGTCACCACGACCTTCGCCGCCGACGATACCGTTACCGTGACGATGGGCGGCTCGCCGGGCCAGACGCTCGTCGCCGGCGGCACCGCCAGCCCGCTCGCGATGACGATCTCTCCGACCGACGGCACGCTGTCCTTCACGGTGGGCGGCAACGCCGTCACTCCCGTAGGCGGATCGCTCGCCGGCAAGTCACAGGCGCTGGTCAAGCTCGACGAGATCCGGACCGGGCTCGACGCCATCGCCAAGAGCGTGGCCGACACGGTCAACGGCGCCCAGGCCAACGGCGTCGACCTCGCCGGCGTCGACGGTACGCCCATGTTCAACGGCACCACCGCCGCAACGATCGGGCTGGCTTTCAGCGATGGCTCCAAGATCGCCACCGCGCCCAAGGCCACACCGCCTGCGGTCACCCCGCCGAACAGCCGCGACCAGACCAACCTGGCCGCGCTGCAGACGGCGCTGCAGAGCGCGGATCCAGCCGGCAAGACGGATTCGCTGATCTTCAACATCTCCAGCGCCGTGCAGGGTCGCACCGTGACCCGCGACGCGCTGGAATCCATTGCCAACACGGCAAAGATCACCCTGTCGGCCCAGGCCGGCGTCAGCCTCGACAACGAGGCGGCGAACCTCGTGCGCTATCAGCAGGCGTTCCAGGCGTCGGGCCGCATCATGCAGGTGGCCCAGGACACCTTCAACTCGATCCTGAGCCTGAAGTGA
- a CDS encoding rod-binding protein, which translates to MTTITPSVGASTPLPTTTAAPSDSEKLSGVAKQFEAIFLRQMLAAARKTNLGGEDNVFSSQGMDTFRQMQDDRFADVASETGAFGLGKMIQTHLAKFAKAAGQAEAAAAATPEVTGNGI; encoded by the coding sequence ATGACGACGATCACACCCTCCGTCGGCGCCTCCACGCCGCTTCCGACGACGACGGCCGCCCCGTCCGACAGCGAGAAGCTGTCAGGCGTGGCGAAGCAGTTCGAGGCGATCTTCCTGCGCCAGATGCTCGCGGCCGCACGCAAGACCAATCTGGGCGGCGAGGACAACGTCTTCTCGAGCCAGGGCATGGATACTTTCCGCCAGATGCAGGACGACCGCTTCGCCGACGTCGCATCGGAAACGGGCGCGTTCGGGCTCGGCAAGATGATCCAGACGCACCTGGCGAAGTTCGCCAAGGCTGCCGGCCAGGCCGAAGCCGCCGCGGCCGCGACCCCGGAGGTAACCGGCAATGGCATCTGA
- a CDS encoding flagellar basal body P-ring protein FlgI, whose product MLRDPTLWLCLLCALVLNPSTAHAERVRDLGAYQGVRSNQLTGYGIVVGLAGTGDDNLEYLTQAMKGVSGRMGLQLPPGVAPGLKNAAAVMITADLPAFAKPGQRLDVTVSTIGKAKSLRGGTLILTPLQGADGQIYAMAQGNLAISGLGVSAKDGSQLTVNVPTVGRIADGASVERAVATGFESADVIRYNLFNADFLTATRVRDAVNRFMPGIATIEDGVTLALTLPKDTNTRASMMAAIEMIEVTPAETAARVIVNSRTGTVVINSAVRLSPAAISQGKLTVRVDENPTISQPAPFSKGQTAVQQNSDISTKEEGGHIVMLKPGASLSKIVDALNLLGVTASDLVAILEALKQAGALKAEMVVI is encoded by the coding sequence ATGCTGCGCGACCCGACGCTGTGGCTCTGCCTGCTCTGCGCGCTGGTGCTGAACCCGAGCACGGCCCACGCCGAGCGCGTGCGCGATCTCGGCGCCTATCAGGGCGTGCGTTCGAACCAGCTCACCGGCTACGGCATCGTCGTCGGCCTCGCGGGCACGGGCGACGACAACCTCGAATACCTGACCCAGGCTATGAAAGGCGTTTCGGGCCGCATGGGGTTGCAACTTCCGCCGGGCGTCGCGCCGGGCCTGAAGAACGCTGCCGCGGTGATGATCACGGCCGACCTGCCCGCCTTCGCCAAGCCCGGCCAGCGCCTGGACGTCACCGTCTCGACGATCGGCAAGGCCAAGTCGCTGCGCGGCGGCACGCTGATCCTGACCCCGCTCCAGGGCGCCGACGGCCAGATCTATGCCATGGCGCAGGGCAACCTCGCGATCTCGGGCCTCGGCGTTTCGGCCAAGGACGGCTCGCAGCTGACGGTCAACGTGCCCACCGTGGGCCGCATCGCCGATGGCGCCAGCGTCGAGCGCGCGGTCGCGACCGGCTTCGAGAGCGCCGACGTCATCCGCTACAACCTGTTCAACGCCGACTTCCTGACGGCCACGCGCGTGCGCGATGCGGTCAACCGCTTCATGCCCGGCATCGCGACGATCGAGGACGGCGTCACCCTGGCGCTCACGCTGCCCAAGGACACCAACACCCGCGCCAGCATGATGGCCGCGATCGAGATGATCGAGGTCACCCCGGCGGAGACAGCCGCGCGCGTCATCGTCAACAGCCGCACGGGCACGGTCGTGATCAACAGCGCCGTGCGCCTGTCGCCCGCGGCGATCAGCCAGGGCAAGCTCACCGTGCGGGTCGACGAGAACCCGACGATCAGCCAGCCGGCGCCGTTCAGCAAGGGCCAGACCGCGGTCCAGCAGAACAGCGACATCTCCACCAAGGAGGAAGGCGGCCACATCGTCATGCTCAAGCCCGGCGCCTCGCTGTCGAAGATCGTAGACGCGCTGAACCTGCTGGGCGTCACCGCGTCCGACCTCGTCGCAATCCTCGAGGCGCTGAAGCAGGCGGGTGCGCTGAAGGCGGAGATGGTGGTCATATGA
- a CDS encoding flagellar basal body L-ring protein FlgH encodes MTASAPLPLGIPARSRLKPRPAFERRPGRLPLLAATVIAAAALASPASAKKHQPDAGFEATMPAPEAVSRPADGSIFSASSYAPLYGGTRARSVGDALTILLVESTTAAKTVGSKSQKSGGISLTPPKSGPFSFNPDTFTASNNSNFNGAGNASQTNSLSSTLSVTIAEVRPNGTALVKGQKRLLISQGNEWVQVSGIVRLIDIDQNNTILSSQVADARIEYTGKGALQQATKQGWLGRIFNIISPF; translated from the coding sequence ATGACCGCATCAGCCCCCCTTCCCCTCGGCATTCCGGCGCGCAGCCGGCTGAAGCCCCGCCCCGCCTTCGAGCGGCGCCCGGGCCGCCTGCCGCTGCTCGCCGCCACGGTCATCGCCGCGGCCGCACTGGCCTCGCCGGCCTCCGCCAAGAAGCATCAGCCCGACGCCGGTTTCGAAGCGACCATGCCCGCTCCCGAAGCAGTCTCGCGCCCGGCAGACGGCAGCATCTTCAGCGCCTCGTCCTATGCCCCGCTCTATGGCGGCACCCGCGCCCGCTCGGTGGGCGACGCGCTGACCATCCTGCTGGTGGAATCGACCACGGCCGCCAAGACCGTCGGCTCGAAGAGCCAGAAGAGCGGCGGCATCTCGCTGACCCCGCCCAAGTCCGGACCGTTCTCGTTCAATCCCGACACGTTCACGGCGTCGAACAATTCCAACTTCAACGGTGCGGGCAATGCCTCGCAAACCAACAGCCTGTCCTCGACACTGTCGGTCACGATCGCCGAAGTGCGCCCGAACGGCACGGCGCTGGTCAAAGGCCAGAAGCGCCTGCTGATCAGCCAGGGCAACGAGTGGGTGCAGGTCTCCGGCATCGTCCGCCTGATCGACATCGATCAGAACAACACGATCCTCTCAAGCCAGGTCGCCGACGCCCGCATTGAATATACGGGCAAGGGCGCGCTGCAGCAGGCCACCAAGCAGGGCTGGCTCGGCCGGATCTTCAACATCATCAGCCCCTTCTGA
- the flgG gene encoding flagellar basal-body rod protein FlgG, whose product MPTSALHVARTGLDAQDQRMRVIANNLANVSTTGFKRDRANFATLAYQDTRIAGQQSSGETTYANGLNLGTGVSVQSTTRIDTAGTMETTGNALDVGLDGGGFFQIQMPGGQLGYTRAGNFSRSPEGNLVTSQGYQVMPAIQLPANTTQITIGDDGTVSASVAGGESQQVGQIQVASFANPGGLQAGSDNFLYETAASGPAQLGIAGEDGRGHIKQGMLEGSNVSIVEELVDMIECQRAYEINSKMISSVDEMLKNANQTL is encoded by the coding sequence ATGCCCACTTCCGCCCTTCACGTCGCCCGCACCGGCCTGGACGCCCAGGACCAGCGGATGCGCGTCATCGCCAACAACCTGGCGAACGTCAGCACCACGGGCTTCAAGCGGGATCGCGCAAACTTCGCGACGCTCGCCTATCAGGATACGCGGATCGCCGGCCAGCAGTCGTCGGGCGAGACGACCTATGCCAACGGGCTCAACCTGGGCACGGGCGTCAGCGTCCAGTCGACCACCCGGATCGACACCGCGGGCACGATGGAGACCACGGGCAACGCGCTCGACGTCGGGCTCGACGGCGGCGGCTTCTTCCAGATCCAGATGCCGGGCGGGCAGCTCGGCTATACGCGCGCCGGCAACTTCAGCCGCTCGCCCGAAGGCAACCTGGTGACCTCGCAGGGCTATCAGGTGATGCCCGCGATCCAACTGCCGGCGAACACGACGCAGATCACGATCGGCGATGACGGCACCGTCTCGGCTTCGGTCGCAGGCGGCGAATCGCAGCAGGTCGGCCAGATCCAGGTCGCCAGCTTCGCCAATCCCGGCGGGTTGCAGGCCGGCAGCGACAACTTCCTCTATGAGACCGCCGCCAGTGGCCCGGCGCAGCTGGGCATCGCCGGCGAAGACGGCCGCGGCCACATCAAGCAGGGCATGCTCGAAGGCTCGAACGTCTCCATCGTCGAGGAGCTGGTCGACATGATCGAATGCCAGCGCGCCTACGAAATCAACTCGAAGATGATCTCGTCGGTCGACGAGATGCTCAAGAACGCCAACCAGACGCTGTGA
- a CDS encoding flagellar basal body rod protein FlgF: MDRLIFTAASGMTAAMNRQRVIASNMSNSQTTGFRAETLQSTPMTLDGPQLEVRAMNQTQVKGADMKAGTIIQTGNGLDVALQGDTMLAVQTADGNEGYTRRGDLAISATGLLQNGDGLPVLGQGGPITVPVGAKITLSEDGSVMASDPSKPSEPPTEVDRLKLVNYAGTRIEKDLTGIFRVPNGGILPVDDTAKVAVGALEGSNVKPTEVMVEMVEAQRSFDMRTKLIATARELDEGGARLMQISPS; this comes from the coding sequence ATGGACCGTCTGATCTTCACGGCAGCATCGGGAATGACCGCGGCGATGAATCGCCAGCGCGTCATCGCGAGCAACATGTCGAACTCACAGACCACCGGCTTTCGGGCCGAGACGCTGCAGTCGACGCCGATGACGCTCGACGGTCCCCAGCTCGAAGTCCGCGCGATGAACCAGACCCAGGTCAAAGGCGCGGACATGAAGGCGGGCACGATCATCCAGACCGGCAACGGTCTGGACGTCGCGCTGCAGGGCGACACCATGCTGGCGGTCCAGACGGCTGACGGCAACGAAGGCTACACCCGCCGCGGCGACCTGGCCATCTCGGCCACCGGGCTGCTCCAGAACGGAGACGGTCTGCCGGTCCTCGGCCAGGGCGGCCCGATCACCGTGCCGGTCGGCGCGAAGATCACGCTCTCCGAAGACGGCTCGGTGATGGCAAGCGACCCTTCCAAACCTTCGGAGCCACCGACCGAGGTCGATCGGCTGAAGCTTGTAAACTATGCCGGTACACGGATCGAAAAGGACCTGACCGGCATCTTCCGGGTGCCGAACGGCGGAATTTTGCCGGTCGACGATACGGCCAAGGTTGCCGTCGGCGCGCTGGAAGGTTCGAACGTCAAGCCCACCGAGGTCATGGTCGAGATGGTCGAAGCCCAGCGCAGCTTCGATATGCGCACCAAACTCATCGCCACCGCCCGCGAACTCGACGAGGGCGGCGCCAGGCTCATGCAGATCTCGCCAAGCTAA
- a CDS encoding flagellar hook-basal body protein yields the protein MSFYTSLSGLKNAQTGLSVTANNIANAETLGFKKSRTLFSDLVVGDSPKMQQGIGSTVQSITQNFGMGPIEQTGGALDMAITGDGFFAVKNPATSDVSYTRNGAFTVDDSGFVKDGSGNRLQIFTPTQNPATDLPVDCQLPSQSTPPVTTPPTPASPFAGVSVGLDGSVKVSYADGTNETIGSVALATFPAVDGLKQTGSSNWVASGVSGAAEYGLPGSTSLGSVKSGSIERSNVDITEELVGLITMQRYFQANAKAIDTATQISQTVLNLRT from the coding sequence ATGTCTTTCTATACCTCGCTCAGCGGCCTCAAGAACGCCCAGACCGGCCTCAGCGTCACCGCGAACAACATCGCGAACGCCGAAACGCTCGGCTTCAAGAAGAGCCGCACGCTGTTCAGCGACCTCGTCGTCGGCGACAGCCCGAAGATGCAGCAGGGCATCGGTTCTACCGTGCAGTCGATCACGCAGAACTTCGGCATGGGCCCGATCGAGCAGACCGGCGGCGCGCTCGACATGGCGATCACCGGCGACGGCTTCTTCGCGGTGAAGAACCCGGCCACCAGCGACGTCTCCTACACCCGCAACGGCGCCTTCACGGTGGACGACAGCGGCTTCGTGAAGGACGGCAGCGGCAACCGCCTGCAGATCTTCACGCCGACCCAGAACCCGGCGACCGACCTTCCGGTCGACTGCCAGCTGCCCTCGCAGAGCACGCCGCCCGTCACCACACCGCCGACGCCCGCCTCGCCCTTCGCCGGCGTGAGCGTCGGTCTCGACGGCTCGGTCAAGGTCTCCTACGCCGACGGCACCAACGAGACGATCGGCAGTGTCGCGCTCGCAACGTTCCCCGCGGTCGATGGCCTCAAGCAGACGGGCTCGTCGAACTGGGTCGCCAGCGGTGTTTCGGGTGCAGCGGAATATGGCCTGCCCGGCAGCACCAGCCTGGGCAGCGTCAAGTCGGGCTCGATCGAACGCTCGAACGTCGACATCACCGAGGAACTCGTCGGCCTGATCACCATGCAGCGCTACTTCCAGGCGAATGCGAAGGCGATCGATACGGCCACGCAGATCTCGCAGACCGTTCTCAACCTGCGAACCTGA
- a CDS encoding flagellar hook assembly protein FlgD gives MTSIYSGVNATSSTNTTSTDSKVGKGMGAMDATDFMKLLTTQLTNQDPTAPMDNSQMLAQMAQFTSLSNSTEMNSTLKAIATKLGVTGLDDTTSG, from the coding sequence ATGACTTCTATCTATAGCGGCGTCAACGCGACGTCCTCGACCAACACCACCTCCACCGACTCCAAGGTCGGCAAGGGCATGGGCGCGATGGACGCGACCGACTTCATGAAGCTGCTGACCACGCAGCTCACCAACCAGGACCCGACCGCCCCGATGGATAACAGCCAGATGCTGGCCCAGATGGCCCAGTTCACCTCGCTGTCGAACTCCACCGAGATGAACTCGACGCTCAAGGCGATCGCCACGAAGCTCGGCGTGACCGGCCTCGACGACACGACCAGCGGCTGA
- the flgC gene encoding flagellar basal body rod protein FlgC has product MGAPMNIFDVAQRGMSAQLVRMNAASSNLANAGSVSSTEDGAYRPIRAVFAEQLDKQTGLSTVNVQSVMRENQAAIKEHNPDHPLADENGDVWTAPVDENTEMVEMLDSARQYQNLVEALSTAKQLMLDTMRLK; this is encoded by the coding sequence ATGGGCGCCCCGATGAACATCTTCGACGTAGCGCAGCGCGGCATGTCCGCGCAGCTCGTGCGTATGAACGCCGCCTCTTCGAACCTGGCCAACGCCGGTTCGGTCTCCAGCACCGAGGACGGCGCCTACCGCCCGATCCGTGCGGTCTTCGCAGAACAGCTCGACAAGCAGACCGGCCTTTCGACGGTCAACGTCCAGTCGGTCATGCGCGAGAACCAGGCCGCGATCAAAGAACACAATCCCGACCATCCGCTCGCCGACGAGAACGGCGACGTGTGGACCGCTCCGGTCGATGAGAACACCGAGATGGTCGAGATGCTCGATTCCGCCCGCCAATACCAGAACCTGGTCGAGGCGCTTTCTACCGCCAAGCAGCTCATGCTCGATACGATGAGGCTCAAATGA
- the flgB gene encoding flagellar basal body rod protein FlgB — translation MSEGLFGIHAAALELRSQRMGLITSNIANAATPGYKAKDIDFAAALKAKTSGMDVDQAASAATLYRVPVMPSLDGNTVELPTEQVAFSENAVGYSATLSFIAGRVNTITRALKGD, via the coding sequence ATGAGTGAAGGCCTGTTCGGAATTCACGCTGCGGCGCTGGAGCTTCGCTCCCAGCGGATGGGGCTTATCACCTCGAACATCGCCAACGCCGCCACGCCTGGCTACAAGGCCAAGGACATCGACTTCGCCGCTGCGCTGAAGGCGAAGACCTCGGGCATGGACGTCGACCAGGCCGCCAGCGCCGCCACGCTCTATCGCGTGCCGGTGATGCCCTCGCTTGACGGCAACACGGTGGAGCTGCCGACCGAGCAGGTCGCCTTCTCCGAGAACGCGGTCGGCTATTCGGCCACGCTTTCCTTCATCGCCGGCCGCGTCAACACGATCACACGCGCGCTCAAGGGAGACTGA
- a CDS encoding MotA/TolQ/ExbB proton channel family protein, which yields MNFASLYDPVSATIVVGGTLLATVLRCGLGDCGRAMAGVAKLGSPRFDADAARSELAVKVQQIQREGVLRVNPTQFGDRPFDEATDRMIGSRSVAALLETHEAHKTRRMHDDNRAVRTLAQASELAPVFGLAATLISLSQLPADGINRHAYMGAISMAVTATLYGILLANLFFAPLARAVERAAAKEESERQKIVTWLASQVTAAMPARRPTLVQAPGATQEALSA from the coding sequence ATGAATTTCGCCAGCCTTTACGATCCGGTATCCGCGACCATTGTCGTGGGCGGAACGCTGCTGGCCACCGTGCTGCGCTGCGGGTTGGGCGACTGCGGCCGGGCGATGGCCGGGGTCGCCAAGCTCGGCAGTCCGCGTTTCGATGCCGACGCGGCCCGATCCGAGCTCGCGGTCAAGGTTCAGCAGATCCAGCGCGAGGGCGTGCTGCGCGTGAACCCGACCCAGTTCGGCGACCGTCCTTTCGACGAGGCGACCGACCGGATGATCGGTTCGCGCTCGGTCGCGGCGCTGCTCGAAACGCACGAGGCGCACAAGACGCGGCGGATGCACGACGACAACCGCGCCGTGCGCACTCTGGCGCAAGCATCCGAACTCGCCCCGGTGTTCGGCCTCGCCGCGACGCTGATCTCGCTGAGCCAGCTTCCCGCCGACGGGATCAACCGCCACGCCTACATGGGCGCGATCTCGATGGCGGTCACCGCGACGCTCTACGGCATCCTGCTCGCCAACCTTTTCTTCGCCCCGCTGGCCCGTGCGGTCGAGCGTGCGGCGGCCAAGGAGGAAAGCGAGCGCCAGAAGATCGTGACCTGGCTGGCGAGCCAGGTCACGGCCGCGATGCCCGCGCGCCGGCCGACGCTGGTGCAGGCCCCCGGGGCAACGCA